GTCGGCGGCGGCGGTGGTGGGGCCGTTGGCGCCTTCGATCAGGATCTTGGCCTTCACCTTGTCGGCGTTCTGGCTGGTGATCTGGTTCTCGGTGGCGGCGGGGATGAGGATCTCGCAATCGGTGACCAGCAGCTCGGCGGTCGGCCGCGCCTCGGCGCCCGGGAAGCCGACGATGGTGCCGTTGCGCTGGCGGTGGTCGAGCAGCTTGTCGATGTCGATGCCCTTGGGGTTGTAGAGGCCGCCGTCCCACTCGCCCACGCCGATGATGGTGTAGCCGGCGTCGAACATCAGCTTGGCGGCGTTGGAACCGACGTTGCCGAAACCCTGCACGATGGCGCGCGTGCCCTCGATGTTCATGCCGAGCTTCTTGAGAGACTCGTTGGCGATGATCATGACGCCGCGGCCCGTGGCCTCGCGCCGGCCGCGGGACCCGCCCATGTTAACGGGCTTGCCGGTCACCACCGCGGTGCAGGTCTGGCGCGTGTGCATGGAGTAGGTGTCCATCATCCACGCCATGGTCTGCTCGTTGGTGCCCATGTCGGGCGCGGGGACGTCTTTTTCGGGGCCGATGAACTCCACCAGCTCGGCGGTGTAGCGGCGCGTGATGCGCTCGAGCTCGCCCATGGAAAGCTTCTTGGGGTCGCAGATGACGCCGCCCTTGGCGCCGCCGAACGGGATGTTGACGACCGCGCACTTCCACGTCATCCAGGAGGCGAGGGCGCGGACCTCGTCGAGCGTGACGTCGGGCGCGTAGCGCACCCCGCCCTTGGCGGGGCCGCGCGCGATGGAGTGCTGCACGCGGAAGCCGGTGAAGACCTCGATGCGGCCGTCATCCATCTGGACGGGGATGTGGACGATGATCTCGCGGGTGGGGTAGCGCAGGATGCGCCACAGGCCTTCGTCGAGGTTCAACTTCTGCGCAGCGAGATCGAAGCGCGCCGCCTGGGATTCCCAGGGGTTGATCTCCTGCTCCATGGAAATGGTTCGCATAATGCTCCCGGAACGGGGTAAGGACAGAGGGGAAGTATAAAGACGGCCCGAGAGGCAAGCAAGGAGCGGGACAGCAATCGGCAATAAGCGATAAGCAATAAGCGATAAGCGATGAGCGAGTCGCTGGTCGTCAGTCGCTCGTCGCGAGGGAGTCAGGGTTCGCGTCGTCGGGTGAAGCCGACTCCTCCACTGGGTGTCGGGCGATGGCGGCACGGCTGAATCCGCGCCCTTTCTGAGCCGTGCCCGGTCTGCGCCGGCGAGTCGCCGGCGCCTACCCTTAGCATTTGCTAATCGCTGATTGCTAATCGCTGATTGCTGCCGTCAGGCGGCTTTGCCGTCGCGCTGGCCGCGGTTGCGGATGTGATGCTCGATGGCGCGCAGCAGCGGCTGCGGGTCGCCGGAGACGTCGACGCACTCATCCGCGAGCGGCTCGTCGGGCCGGCGCGGGTCGGCGTAGACGTAGAGGACGGGGACGTCGGAGTGCCGCCGGAAATACTCGATCAGCTCTTTGCGGACGCGCGGCGGCACCGAGTCGCCGATGAGGACGGCGTCGAAGTGCTCGGCGGAGAACAGGATGGGAGCGTCTTGCGGGCGGCGCGGCGAGGCGACCGAGTATCCCGCGACGGCCAGCAGGTCGTTGCGCGTGAGCAGCAAGCCGATATTCGAGCTGATGGACAGGATCCGGCGCGGCACTGCGAGCTTAGAGGCGGCGCAGCGTCGCCGGGATGCGTGCCGGTGCGGGAACGGGAAAGCCGGCAGGACTAGAGCTTGATCTCCATGCCTTCGGAGGCCGCGCGCACCTTCGGGTAGTACTCGCTGGCGGTCTGGACGATGGAGTCGATGCAGGAGTCGGAGTGGTCCGGGTCGTGGTGGAACAGCACCAGTTCCTTGACGCCGGCTTCCATCACGATGTTGACGGCCTCGCGCCAGTGGCTGTGCCCCCAGCCGCGCCTCTGCGCCTCGTACTCCTCGGGCAGGTACTGGGCGTCGTAGATGAGGAGGTCGGCGCCCTGCGCGAGCTTGCGCACGTTCTTGTCGAACACCGGATGGCCGGGCTCGTTGTCGGTGGCATAGACGACGACCTTGTCCTCGGTCTCCACGCGGAAGCCGAGGCAGCCCTGCGGGTGGTTCAGCCACATGGACTGCACGACGCAGTCGTCGAAGGCGATCTTGTCTTCCTCGATGTCGTAGAAGTTGCGGTGCGCGGCCATCTCCGTCATGTCCACCGGGAAGTACGGGTCCGACATCTGCTCCTCGATGGCGCGCTGCA
Above is a genomic segment from Terriglobales bacterium containing:
- a CDS encoding MBL fold metallo-hydrolase; the protein is MQVRFWGVRGSTPTPQVENLRYGGNTSCVEVRINGHIYIFDCGTGFRVLGKSLSKEFGSKGFHAHIFLSHFHWDHIQGIPFFLPLYENKENYFFFHSSSRTRGLQRAIEEQMSDPYFPVDMTEMAAHRNFYDIEEDKIAFDDCVVQSMWLNHPQGCLGFRVETEDKVVVYATDNEPGHPVFDKNVRKLAQGADLLIYDAQYLPEEYEAQRRGWGHSHWREAVNIVMEAGVKELVLFHHDPDHSDSCIDSIVQTASEYYPKVRAASEGMEIKL
- a CDS encoding Glu/Leu/Phe/Val dehydrogenase, which codes for MRTISMEQEINPWESQAARFDLAAQKLNLDEGLWRILRYPTREIIVHIPVQMDDGRIEVFTGFRVQHSIARGPAKGGVRYAPDVTLDEVRALASWMTWKCAVVNIPFGGAKGGVICDPKKLSMGELERITRRYTAELVEFIGPEKDVPAPDMGTNEQTMAWMMDTYSMHTRQTCTAVVTGKPVNMGGSRGRREATGRGVMIIANESLKKLGMNIEGTRAIVQGFGNVGSNAAKLMFDAGYTIIGVGEWDGGLYNPKGIDIDKLLDHRQRNGTIVGFPGAEARPTAELLVTDCEILIPAATENQITSQNADKVKAKILIEGANGPTTAAADDILSEKKVFVVPDILANAGGVTASYFEWVQDRQGYFWKESVVNEQLEHIMTASFEDVVRYAETHNVNNRIAAYMLAIDRVQFTIRQRGIYA